AAACATCCGTACCGTGCGATCGCATGGCACCTGGGCTACATACACCACACTGTCATTATCCAGAACTACCAGGTTAACATTCTCTTGTACCGAAGCCATCAGTTCTTCCATCTGTGGCAGCGCCACGCGGACCAAGTCCACTTGCTGCATAGCCGCCTGGCCCACTTCCACAGCCTTAATCCCCAAGCGGTAGCGACGTGACTCTTCGTCCTGGCTCACAAAGCGACGTACTCTTAAGGTGGAAAGTAAGTGATGACAAGTACTTTGGTTAAGTCCCAGCCGGCGGCTGATCTCCGTCAGCGCCAGACCGTCACTGGATTCCTCTGCCAATAGCTGCAGAATCGACAGCGCCCGGTCCACCGACTGCAAAACATGGCCGCCTCCATTGTTGCTCATGATAATGCCTCCTTGCACCAGCCTATGATAACTACCGAAAACCCCGCTTCATTGTCATCCTGAGGGCTTTGCCCGAAGGATCTTTCTCCCCTTTACCGAAACCCCAATCTA
The Bacillota bacterium DNA segment above includes these coding regions:
- a CDS encoding IclR family transcriptional regulator, with translation MSNNGGGHVLQSVDRALSILQLLAEESSDGLALTEISRRLGLNQSTCHHLLSTLRVRRFVSQDEESRRYRLGIKAVEVGQAAMQQVDLVRVALPQMEELMASVQENVNLVVLDNDSVVYVAQVPCDRTVRMFTRIGERAPLHCTGVGKVLLAGLPKEERSDLIDRLELPRFTAATICDGDLLKQELEQVATRGYAMDREEREEDVTCIAAPLRDYSGEVVAGVSISAPSSRLDEAQQQELLPYLLA